AACGTGCGCATCATGTCGCCGCCGATTTTGCCGAGCGTGAGTTTGATCTTCGCCGTTTCTTCCTTGGAAAACGTCTCCCACAGGCAGCATCGACGTCCGCTGACGACCTTGCCCTGGCTCACGGACACAAACGGCTCCGCGCCCAGGCTCATGAGGTGCTTGCCACACGTCTCGCTTTCCTGAAACAGCTTCCACCAAGGCTTGTCATTCCGCACCACTGGCTGCTGCGGTGAAGCGGTCTGTGGATCGTGCCACAGCTCGTTCATGTGCTTGAACAGCAACTCCACGCCCGTGCCGTCGAGCAGCAGGTGTGACCAGTTCATCAGGATGGACCACGTTTGATCGCTCGTGCGCACCACATCAAAACGGATGTGCGGTGGGCCGAGCGATGAGCGCTCTCGGCCTTGCATACGCAGTCGGCGCAACGTCGAGACAGACTCAATCACGGAGGTTTCCGGCCCGGTCACGCTGCTGACGCGATGAAACTCGATAGGAACCGCCACAGCATCCCCCGAGCATTCCCAATACGGCACGCCAAACCAACCGTCTTTGCGCAGCGTGGCATGCAGCAGCGGCATGCGCTTCGGCAGTTCCGCCGCCAGCCAGCGCAGGCGGGTTTCATCCGGCTGTCCGCTGACTTGAATCTCACTCAAGGCATCCAATCCACGACCGTCGGTAGATCGTGCGAGATAATCGAGCGCGACGACGAATCCATCCGTGCCGGTGATCGGGAATTGCAGAACGGCAGTGCTCATGCGGCTTGTCCATTCACCAGGGCGGCTAGCGCGTTTCCGCTGCGGAAATTGGCCCTGCTCAGTTCAGCCGGTTCCACTTTCTTGCTGAAACGCTCTTCCAAATACATGACCAGTTGCATCACTCCCATCGAGTCGAGTCCGGCTTCAAAAAAATCGGCCTCGGCGCTGAACTCAGCGGGCAGATCAGTCAGGACGGTTTCGCGCACGAGTTCGATCATCGTGTTAGGCGTGTGTTCGAGAGCGGCGGGCATGCACTTTGTTTAGGCAAGGAGCGCTGGAGATGCAAATGCAACGCTCAGGGATACTCGTGGCCTAGATTGTCATCAGTGATGATCTTGGCGTCGTCCCAGGCGTTTTGCATGGCCTCACGGCGGCACCAACGGGACATGTGGCCGGGGACGGGCAGGGCTTCATGGTTGAGGAAATCGAGGATGCCGTCGATTTGATCGGCGAGGATGACGGGCTGGCCGTCGATGTGGTAATCGGCGAGGGTTTTCTGCCAGCGGTCGCGGTTTGGTTCCAGGGGCGCGTTGCTGGCGAGGCAGTGGTTCATAACCATCATCGTGTGCGGAAAGACCTCCATGCCGGTGCGGGCGGCGCGTGGCGACTCGGTGCAGTTCCAGAAGGCGATGCCGTCGGGTGTGAGGTGGGCTTTGACCTCGGTCAAAAATTCGCGGGAGAGCAAGGCGGAAGCGAACTCGCGCCAGTGATGAGTCGTGTTCATCACGATGGCGTCGAAGCGTGCGTCGGGATGCTGGCGCAGCCAGCGGCGGCCGTCGTCGATGACGAGCGTGAATTTGGGATTGGTGAGCAGGCTGGCAACTTCGGGACGCGCGCGGATGAGATCGAGGTAGCCGTGGCTGAGTTCGATGGCGGTGACGTGCTTCACCTGCGGATGATTGACGAGGATCTGCGTCCACGAACCACCGGCGACGCCGATGACGAGCACGTTTTCGATGCGGTCCCGCACAGCGGAGAGGAAGTAAGGCCGTACGAGCCAGGATTTTGACTCCAGCTTCGTGCCGATCATGCCGTCATAGGCACCGTTGCCATAAACCGCGTTGCTGGTGTCTACCGTGACGACGCCATGGCGCGATTCGATGATCTGCGCGAAGCGCATGCCGGGTTTGAACTCGTGCTTGTATTGCAGGCGCTCGTAGAAGCTTTGAAACGGACTGAGCGTGATGAGGATCATGAACAGCGGCTGAAAGCGCAGTTTGGCGGGCAGTTGAAAACGGGCGATGCCTTCGACCCAGAGCCAGGAAATGGCGAGCAGCAGCCAGCTCAGAACCTGAAGGCTCATCCATTCCATGAACACAAAACCGGTGAGCAGACTGCCTGTGCCAGAGCCAATGATATTGGCAAGGTAGAGCCGCGAAAGCTGGCTGCCGGTGTCTTTGCCGGGTGGAATGGCCGCATGGCAGAGCAGTGGGAAGGTGATACCGAGCAATGTGCCGGCGGCGATGACAAACAGGTAACCGCATTCCCAGAAAGCATACACAGCGACGATGCCAGTGAAGGGCGCGACGAGAAAGCCAGCGACGCTCGATAGCAGCACCCAGCGAGCGAGCTTATGGCGAAGATCGTAGCCGGTTTGCTTCAACAAACGTGGACTGAGGAGTGATCCGAGCGCGAGTCCGAGCAGGTAGCTGCCGAGCAGGTAGCCGAATACGGGCGCTCGGGAGGCGCTGGCGAAGTTGAAGACGCGTGACCAGACGATTTCCCAGGAGAGGGCGAGAAAACCGGAGAGCGCAGACCACAACAATGCGGTGCGGAAGGGGATTTGAAATTGGAGATTTGAAATTTCAGATGCGGAGCTTTCGGCCTCGTCGGGGGCTTTGCGTGAGGTGAGCAGCACGATGAAAGCCGCCAGCGCATTCAAACTGGCCGCGATGCGCGTGGTGCCGCTCATGCCGAAGCTGCCGAGCAGCCAGTGTGCGGCGATGAAGGCTCCAAGCGCGGCGCCGAGCGTGTTGACGAAGTAGAGTCGGCTCACGCTCTGGCCGACGTGCGCCGTGTCGCGCACCTGATGCGCGACGAGCATCGGCAGCGTGGCTCCCATGAGCAGTGTTGGAAGAAACACGAGCAGGAAGACCAACGCGCCGGTGGTGAGGCCGTGGGCTTGCGCGGAAGTGATGGTACCGACGGCGTCGAACAATTTCAGCGAGATGAGGCCGTAGGCACCGACACCGAGTTCGGCGAGGCCGAACAGCAGCACGAGCGGCGCACGCGTTGATTTGGAAATCCAGCCACCTGCGAGACTGCCGATGCCTAGACCGGCTAGAAACGCCGCCACGACCATCGCCACGGATTCGACGTTGCTGCCGTAGATCGTGAGCAGCGCACGCTGCCACACGAGCTGGTAGATCAGCGCCGAGATGCCGGAGAGGATGAAAACGCCATGCAGGATGATGGCGTGGAGGCGGCGTGACATGGGATCACTCGAAGCCGTTCGCGCGCAGGAATTTCAGGCTCGCAGGGATCTGATCCATGGAGGTGGGGGATTCGTCCTCGATGAAGTAGTGCTGGATGCCGTTCTTGCGGGCGGCGGCGAAAATGGAGACCCAGTCCATCTGGCCGGAGCCGAGGACGACATCGTTGGCGACGTCGGTTTTGCCGGTGAGGGACCCGGTGGCGACGCCTTTTTTCAAATCCTTGAGGTGCATGAGCTTCCAGCGGCCGCTGTATTTCTCCAGCAGCTTTGCCGGGTCCTGGCCGGGGAAGACGATCCACAGCACGTCCATCTGCACAGAGACAAACTCGGGCTTGGTCTCCTGCATGAAGAGATCAAAGAGCGTGCCATCACCGTGCGGCTCAAACTCGAAGCCATGGGCGTGGTAGAACATGGTGATGCCTTCTTTGGCGAGCGCCTCGCCTGCTTTGTTGAAGACGGCGGCGGCTTCGCGGCACTCGGCCTCGTCGAAGCTGTCCTTGTGGTTGATCCAGGCGCAGCCGGCGAACTTGATGCCGAGCGTCTTGGAGTCCTTCACCACGTTGTCGAGGTCGTTCTTGTAGCGGTCATACGGGAAGTGGCTGCTGATGGCCTTGAGGCCGCGTTGTTCGAGTTCGGCTTTGAACTGCTCGGCGCTGAGGTTGTAGGTGCCGGCGAGTTCGACCTCTTTGATGCCGAACTCCTTCACGCGGTCGAGAGTCCACGGCACGCCACGCAGCGTGAACTGGCTACGCAGGCTGTAGAGCTGCAATCCGGCGGCGTTCGGCGCGTCAGCGGCCTGGATTTGGAAGGCGAGACCGATGGCGAGGAGAAGTGACGTGAGTTTCATGGTGGAAGGAACGGATTGTTGAAGAATGCGGCGTGGAATGTCACGCCCGAAGTTTAATGACGTCGGATCGCGGCGGCGAAAGCGCCGTCCATTTGATCGTCGGGCGGGAAGCTGTGGCGGAGTTTGACGGGCTCGTAGCCGGGCGTGGATTCGAGGACGCTGGCGACGAGTTGCTCGTTTTCGGCGGGTTCGATGCTGCAGGTGCTGTAAACGAGGATGCCTCCGGGTTTGAGGACGCGGAGGCAGTTGCGCAGGAGCTGTGTTTGGGTTTGCGTCTGTGCCGTGATGTCTTCGGCGGTGAGCCTCCAGCGCACATCGACACGGCGGCGCATGACGCCGGTGTTCGAGCAAGGAACGTCGAGCAGGATGCGGTCGAAGCCGGGCTTGGCGAAGGCGGGGATTTGCGGGTCTGACCAGTCGTGCTCCTCGATGTGGGCGTTGGTGACGTGGAGGCGGTTTAGATTGCCGTCGAGACGACGCAGACGACCGGGGGAGACATCGCAGGCAATGATTTCGCCCTGGTTTTCCATGAGCTGGGCGAGCAGGGCGGTTTTGCCGCCGGGCGCGGCGCACGCATCGAGAACTCGGTGGCCCGGCTGGGGAGCAAGCAGGCGCGGGGCGATGGCGGTGCTGGGGTCCTGCATGTACACTTTGCCCACGCTCAATTCTTCACGCGGGAGGTGGTCGCAGACGATGAAATCTTCCTGCGGCGCATCCAGGTGCGGGTAGAGGCGATTGATGCGAGCGCAGATCGGGGCGGGGACTTGATTCCACTCGCAGAGAGCAGTGGTTTTGGCTTCGCCAAAGAGGCCGAGCCAGTGCTCGATGAGCCACTTGGGGTGCGAGGTGCGGGTTTCGAGCGGCAGGCCGTCAACCATGGCCAAAAGCTCGGTGGATTCGCGGCAGGCACGACGCAGGACGGCATTGATCAGGCTGCGGGCGCGACCGGTGGCGGCCACGGTTTCGTTCACGGCGGCGTATTCGGAGACTTTGAGGATCAAAACCTGGCACAGGCCGATGCGCAGGCCCCAGCGGCTGCGGTGGTCGAGGTGCTTGTCCTCGGTGATCACGGCGATCCAATGGTCGAGCAGGGAGAGATTCCGCAGGGTGGTGAGGACGATGTCGCGCAGGAAGGCGGCGTCAGGCAGGCTGAGGCCGTTGTCGCGCTGGATGTGATCCATGAGGTCGGCGGCGAAGCGCTCCCCGCCGGACCACTCGCCGAGGACATCCAGCGCCATGCCGCGGATGGGAACGGTCGGCTGGCGGGGACGGGAAGAGGGCGGCTGGCGGTCGGGAATCATGTCCTGCATGACTAAGTCGGGGTGGCGCATGGCACAAGCCACGCTTCGTCTGTGGCGGGAGGATTGATTGACAAACTTCCCGCGCCCTCCTTTATAGGCGGCCCCCTGTTTTTTCACCCGCCCAACCTTCCCCAGACCATGGATTTTATCGCCAAAAACATCGCCGAAGTCGCACCTTCAATGACCCTGTCCATCACCAGCCAGGCGAAGGCGCTCAAGAAGCAGGGTGTGGACGTGCTGAGCTTTGGAGCCGGTGAGCCTGATTTCGACACGCCCGCCCCGATCATCGCCGCTGCCATTGAAGCCCTGAATTCCGGCAAAACCCGCTATACCGAAAGCGCCGGCATCCTCGAACTGCGCGAGGCCATCGCCGCGAAGCTCATGGTGGATAACAACGTGCAGTATGAGGCTTCGCAGATCAGCGTGAACTGCGGCGCCAAGCACTCCTGCTACAACGCCATCCTCGCCTGCGTGAATCCGGGTGACGAAGTGATCATCCCGGCCCCTTACTGGACCAGCTACCCGGAAATGGTGCGCCTGGTCGGCGGCATCCCGGTCATCGTTGAAACGAAGCGTGAAAACGGCTGGAAGCTCACCCCGGATGAGTTCGAGGACGCCATGTCCCCGATGACCAAAATGATCATCCTGAACACCCCCGGCAACCCGACCGGCTCCGTGTACACCAAGGCGGAACTCACTGCGCTGGCCGAAATCGCCGTGGGCGAGGGCATCGTGATCCTGTCCGACGAAATCTACGAAAAGCTCGTCTATGCCGGCCATGAGCACGTCAGCATCGCCTCCTTGAGCAAGGAAATCTACGACCACACCATCACCATCAACGGCTTCTCGAAGGCCTATGCGATGACCGGCTGGCGTCTCGGCTACACCGCCGCGCCGAAGAAGATCGCTGACGCCATCGACACCATCCAGAGCCACACCACCAGCAATCCGACTACCTTTGCCCAATACGGCGCTCTGGCCGCCTTGCAGATGGATCAGCAGATCGTCAGCGACATGCGCGATGAATTCGATGTGCGCCGCCAGTACATGCTCGGTCGCCTCGGCAACATCAAGAACGTCCGCGTCGTCGAGCCGATGGGCGCCTTCTACTTCCTCGTTGATATCGAGCCGATGCAGATCAAGAGCGTGAACTTCTGTGAGAAGCTGCTCAGCAAGCAGAAGGTCTCCGTCGTTCCGGGCCTGGCCTTCGGTGCCGAGAACACCATCCGTTTCAGCTACGCCACCGGCCTCGATGTCATCAACGCCGGCATGGACCGCTTCGAAGAGTTCTGCTCCCAGCATTGATTTCGGAACCACCGTCAACAACGGCAAGCCATCGTCATCAACCGTCAACCGCACAAGAACATGGGCATCTACAACAACATCGTCGAAACCGTCGGCAAAACACCGCTGGTCAAACTCAACAAAGTCACCGCCGGTCTCAACGCCACGATTGCTCTGAAGTGTGAGTTCTTCAATCCGCTCGGCAGCGTGAAGGATCGTATCGGCATGGCCATGATCGAGGACGCTGAGAAGCGTGGCATCTTGAAGGCTGACACCGTCATCATCGAACCCACCAGCGGCAACACCGGTATCGCCCTCGCGTTTGTCGCCGCCGCCAAGGGCTACAAGCTCATCCTGACGATGCCTGAAACAATGTCGATGGAGCGCCGCACGCTGCTCGCACTGCTCGGCGCTGAACTCGTTCTCACTCCTGGTGCGCAGGGCATGAAAGGTGCCATTGCGAAGGCCACCGAACTCGTCGCCAGCACGCCAAACGCCTGGATGCCGCAGCAGTTTGAAAATCCCGCGAATCCTGCCATTCACGCCAAGACCACCGCTGAAGAACTCTGGTCCGACACCGACGGCAAGATCGACATCCTTGTCGCCGCCGTCGGCACGGGAGGCACGATCACCGGCTGCGTCGAAGTCATCAAGCCGCGCAAACCGTCCTTCACTGCCATCGCCGTCGAGCCAGAAGCCTCCCCGGTCATCAATCAGACCCTCGCCGGCCAGCCCGTGCAGCCCGGTCCGCACAAAATCCAGGGCACTGGCGCTGGTTTCGTCCCCGCCAACCTGCATTTGAAGGATAACGCCGGACATCCGCAGATCACCGAGTGCATCAAGGTCAGCAATGACGATGCCTTCGCCATGGCACGTCGTCTTGCCAAGGAGGAGGGCATCCTCGTCGGCATCAGCACCGGCGCGAACGTCTGCGCCGCCATCGAGGTCGCCAAGCGTCCCGAAAACAAGGGCAAACTCATCGTCACCATCGCCTGTTCCACCGGCGAGCGTTACCTCTCCACCGCTCTGGCCGACGAAGCTCGCGCCAAAGTGGGCGCTTAAACTGTCCCGCACTCTTCTTCACGTTTCAAAGCTCCCCACCGCATGTCAGCACACGATTCGCTCTCGCAGGAAGTCCCGGCCACCGGCATGGAAAAGTTCTTGGAGGACAACTTCCGCAAGCTCGTCTGGCTCTTCATCATCGCGGTGGTCGCGATCATTGCCTACGGCCTCATCCACCATCAGAGCACCCTCAAGGCCGCTGAGGCCGCCGAGGCGTTCACCGGTGCCAAAACTGTGGAGGACTGCGACCTCGTCATCTCGCGTTATGCCAGCACGAACGCCGCCGCCAACGCGCTGCTGCTGAAGTCGGACTTGCTCTGGGAGCAGAACAAAAAAACCTCCGCCGTCGAGGTGTTGAAGGAATTCACCAGCAAGCACAGCTCGCATCCTTTGTTCGTTCACACGCTTCTCGGGCTCGGCACCAAGCTCGACTCCATGGGCGACCGCAAGGAGGCGCAGGCCATCTTTGAGCGCATCGTGAACGAATTCGCCTCCAGCGAGACCGCTCCGCTCGCCCAAGTCCGCCTTGGCGATCTCCTCTGGGCCGACGGCAAGGCTGACGAAGCCAAAAAGGCTTACGAAGACCTCGCCGTGAAGTTTCCGGACCTCCCTGAGTTCCAGACCATCAGCCAGAATCGTCTTGGCTGGATCGCCGCCTCACTACCGACCAAGGAAGTCGATCCGCCACCGGCTCCGAAAGTGGAGGTCAAGCCTGTCCCCCCTGTTGGTGCCGCCATTCCGAAGCTCAACCTGAATGCTGCTCCTGGCGGCCTTACTCCCACTATCACGCCTCCCGGCGCTCCTGCTGTCACAACACCTGCGGTACCTGTCGTTCCTGCGCCTCAGCCTGCAACACCGGCCCCGCGCGCTCCAACTGCGCCAGCGCCAAGCGCTCCTCCAGCCGCAGCGATTCCTGCAGCACCTGCGCCAGCGCCGGCTGCTCCTGCAGCTCCGTCGAAGCCGTGATAAGTACGACGGACACTCTTGTCCGTCGGTTTGGGAGCGGGCGAACGCCATACATCGACGGACAAGAGTGCCCGTCGCACTTTTAGGCCAGCCACTCCGCAATCGCCGCGATCACTTCCTGCCGCTGAGCTTCGTTCAGCTCACCATAAATCGGAATGCTCAGCACCTCGCCCGCAACACGGTGCGAGACCTCGCAGCCGCTGAGTGAGCTTGCGGGCAGGTTCGCAAAGCACTTCTGCTGATCGAGCGTGACAGGGTAGTAGATGTCACAGCCGATCTTCTTCGTCACGAGGTGATCACGCAGCGAGTCGCGTTTGCCGTCGAGCACGCGCAGCGTGAACTGGTTCCAGATGTGTGAATTGTGCGCGTAGGCGACGGGCAGCACGATCTTCGCGTTCTGCGCGGCCAGCCACGTTTCCTGGGTACTCACGCACTTGCAATGCGCCGGATCGGCCTGCACCACGCCGGGCAGTTTGGAAAGTTCGGTGATGTAGTGCGCTGCGTTGCGTTGCCGGTCG
The Prosthecobacter sp. genome window above contains:
- a CDS encoding acyl carrier protein; its protein translation is MIELVRETVLTDLPAEFSAEADFFEAGLDSMGVMQLVMYLEERFSKKVEPAELSRANFRSGNALAALVNGQAA
- a CDS encoding sugar phosphate isomerase/epimerase; its protein translation is MKLTSLLLAIGLAFQIQAADAPNAAGLQLYSLRSQFTLRGVPWTLDRVKEFGIKEVELAGTYNLSAEQFKAELEQRGLKAISSHFPYDRYKNDLDNVVKDSKTLGIKFAGCAWINHKDSFDEAECREAAAVFNKAGEALAKEGITMFYHAHGFEFEPHGDGTLFDLFMQETKPEFVSVQMDVLWIVFPGQDPAKLLEKYSGRWKLMHLKDLKKGVATGSLTGKTDVANDVVLGSGQMDWVSIFAAARKNGIQHYFIEDESPTSMDQIPASLKFLRANGFE
- a CDS encoding fused MFS/spermidine synthase; this encodes MSRRLHAIILHGVFILSGISALIYQLVWQRALLTIYGSNVESVAMVVAAFLAGLGIGSLAGGWISKSTRAPLVLLFGLAELGVGAYGLISLKLFDAVGTITSAQAHGLTTGALVFLLVFLPTLLMGATLPMLVAHQVRDTAHVGQSVSRLYFVNTLGAALGAFIAAHWLLGSFGMSGTTRIAASLNALAAFIVLLTSRKAPDEAESSASEISNLQFQIPFRTALLWSALSGFLALSWEIVWSRVFNFASASRAPVFGYLLGSYLLGLALGSLLSPRLLKQTGYDLRHKLARWVLLSSVAGFLVAPFTGIVAVYAFWECGYLFVIAAGTLLGITFPLLCHAAIPPGKDTGSQLSRLYLANIIGSGTGSLLTGFVFMEWMSLQVLSWLLLAISWLWVEGIARFQLPAKLRFQPLFMILITLSPFQSFYERLQYKHEFKPGMRFAQIIESRHGVVTVDTSNAVYGNGAYDGMIGTKLESKSWLVRPYFLSAVRDRIENVLVIGVAGGSWTQILVNHPQVKHVTAIELSHGYLDLIRARPEVASLLTNPKFTLVIDDGRRWLRQHPDARFDAIVMNTTHHWREFASALLSREFLTEVKAHLTPDGIAFWNCTESPRAARTGMEVFPHTMMVMNHCLASNAPLEPNRDRWQKTLADYHIDGQPVILADQIDGILDFLNHEALPVPGHMSRWCRREAMQNAWDDAKIITDDNLGHEYP
- a CDS encoding transcription antitermination factor NusB — translated: MRHPDLVMQDMIPDRQPPSSRPRQPTVPIRGMALDVLGEWSGGERFAADLMDHIQRDNGLSLPDAAFLRDIVLTTLRNLSLLDHWIAVITEDKHLDHRSRWGLRIGLCQVLILKVSEYAAVNETVAATGRARSLINAVLRRACRESTELLAMVDGLPLETRTSHPKWLIEHWLGLFGEAKTTALCEWNQVPAPICARINRLYPHLDAPQEDFIVCDHLPREELSVGKVYMQDPSTAIAPRLLAPQPGHRVLDACAAPGGKTALLAQLMENQGEIIACDVSPGRLRRLDGNLNRLHVTNAHIEEHDWSDPQIPAFAKPGFDRILLDVPCSNTGVMRRRVDVRWRLTAEDITAQTQTQTQLLRNCLRVLKPGGILVYSTCSIEPAENEQLVASVLESTPGYEPVKLRHSFPPDDQMDGAFAAAIRRH
- a CDS encoding pyridoxal phosphate-dependent aminotransferase, which encodes MDFIAKNIAEVAPSMTLSITSQAKALKKQGVDVLSFGAGEPDFDTPAPIIAAAIEALNSGKTRYTESAGILELREAIAAKLMVDNNVQYEASQISVNCGAKHSCYNAILACVNPGDEVIIPAPYWTSYPEMVRLVGGIPVIVETKRENGWKLTPDEFEDAMSPMTKMIILNTPGNPTGSVYTKAELTALAEIAVGEGIVILSDEIYEKLVYAGHEHVSIASLSKEIYDHTITINGFSKAYAMTGWRLGYTAAPKKIADAIDTIQSHTTSNPTTFAQYGALAALQMDQQIVSDMRDEFDVRRQYMLGRLGNIKNVRVVEPMGAFYFLVDIEPMQIKSVNFCEKLLSKQKVSVVPGLAFGAENTIRFSYATGLDVINAGMDRFEEFCSQH
- a CDS encoding tetratricopeptide repeat protein, producing the protein MSAHDSLSQEVPATGMEKFLEDNFRKLVWLFIIAVVAIIAYGLIHHQSTLKAAEAAEAFTGAKTVEDCDLVISRYASTNAAANALLLKSDLLWEQNKKTSAVEVLKEFTSKHSSHPLFVHTLLGLGTKLDSMGDRKEAQAIFERIVNEFASSETAPLAQVRLGDLLWADGKADEAKKAYEDLAVKFPDLPEFQTISQNRLGWIAASLPTKEVDPPPAPKVEVKPVPPVGAAIPKLNLNAAPGGLTPTITPPGAPAVTTPAVPVVPAPQPATPAPRAPTAPAPSAPPAAAIPAAPAPAPAAPAAPSKP
- the cysK gene encoding cysteine synthase A; translation: MGIYNNIVETVGKTPLVKLNKVTAGLNATIALKCEFFNPLGSVKDRIGMAMIEDAEKRGILKADTVIIEPTSGNTGIALAFVAAAKGYKLILTMPETMSMERRTLLALLGAELVLTPGAQGMKGAIAKATELVASTPNAWMPQQFENPANPAIHAKTTAEELWSDTDGKIDILVAAVGTGGTITGCVEVIKPRKPSFTAIAVEPEASPVINQTLAGQPVQPGPHKIQGTGAGFVPANLHLKDNAGHPQITECIKVSNDDAFAMARRLAKEEGILVGISTGANVCAAIEVAKRPENKGKLIVTIACSTGERYLSTALADEARAKVGA